The following coding sequences are from one Streptomyces angustmyceticus window:
- a CDS encoding aminotransferase-like domain-containing protein codes for MSDGTEGPGGRGVGGAVPGLAGRVARTGSSPVREILALTARPEVISFAGGLPAPELFDAAGIAAAFQHVLAEEPMRALQYSTTEGDPALRAAVAARTTARGLPTDADDLLITTGSQQGLTLLATALLEPGDVVLVEDPCYLAALQTFSFTGARVVPVPTDDEGLDPAALDEITARERPKLLYLVPTFQNPTGRTLSAERRAAVAGVAARRGLWIAEDDPYGELRFEGEPVPWIASFPGAEDRTVLLGSFSKVMAPGLRLGSLRAPAALRRACVIAKQAADLHTSTVDQAAAARYLSVADLDAHLRRVRDAYRARRDALVDGLPAALPEGSRWNRPAGGMFVWATLPEGYDATALLPEVVRHDVAYVPGAPFFAGPPDATAVRLSFVTHSPEEIGEGLGRLRKALEGVGRGG; via the coding sequence ATGTCGGACGGGACAGAGGGGCCTGGGGGCAGGGGCGTGGGCGGTGCCGTCCCGGGGCTTGCGGGGCGGGTGGCGCGGACCGGGAGTTCGCCCGTGCGCGAGATTCTGGCGCTCACCGCGCGGCCCGAGGTCATCTCGTTCGCCGGCGGGCTGCCCGCGCCCGAGCTGTTCGACGCGGCCGGGATCGCGGCCGCCTTCCAGCACGTGCTGGCCGAGGAGCCGATGCGCGCGCTGCAGTACTCCACCACGGAGGGCGATCCGGCGCTGCGCGCGGCCGTCGCGGCGCGCACCACCGCGCGCGGGCTGCCCACCGACGCCGATGACCTGCTGATCACCACCGGTTCGCAGCAGGGGCTGACGCTGCTGGCCACGGCTCTGCTGGAGCCCGGTGACGTGGTGCTGGTCGAGGACCCCTGTTACCTCGCGGCGCTGCAGACCTTCTCCTTCACCGGCGCCCGGGTGGTGCCGGTGCCGACCGACGACGAGGGCCTGGACCCGGCCGCGCTCGACGAGATCACCGCGCGCGAGCGGCCCAAGCTGCTCTACCTCGTGCCGACGTTCCAGAACCCGACCGGCCGCACCCTGTCCGCCGAGCGCCGGGCCGCGGTCGCCGGGGTCGCCGCCCGGCGCGGGCTGTGGATCGCCGAGGACGACCCGTACGGCGAGCTGCGGTTCGAGGGCGAGCCGGTGCCGTGGATCGCCTCCTTCCCCGGGGCCGAGGACCGTACGGTGCTGCTCGGCTCGTTCTCCAAGGTGATGGCGCCCGGTCTGCGGCTGGGTTCGCTGCGGGCGCCGGCCGCGCTGCGGCGCGCCTGTGTGATCGCCAAGCAGGCCGCCGATTTGCACACCTCGACCGTCGACCAGGCCGCCGCGGCACGGTACCTGTCGGTCGCCGACCTGGACGCGCATCTGCGGCGGGTGCGCGACGCCTACCGTGCGCGGCGGGACGCCCTGGTCGACGGGCTGCCCGCGGCACTGCCCGAGGGGTCGCGGTGGAACCGTCCGGCGGGCGGCATGTTCGTGTGGGCGACGCTGCCCGAGGGGTACGACGCGACGGCACTGCTGCCCGAGGTGGTGCGGCACGACGTCGCCTACGTCCCCGGGGCGCCGTTCTTCGCGGGCCCGCCGGACGCGACCGCCGTCCGCCTGTCGTTCGTGACCCACTCGCCGGAGGAGATCGGGGAGGGGCTGGGACGGCTGCGGAAGGCGCTGGAGGGCGTGGGGCGGGGCGGGTGA